One Bdellovibrio bacteriovorus str. Tiberius DNA segment encodes these proteins:
- a CDS encoding DNA-directed RNA polymerase subunit alpha — protein sequence MQEHYYKFWREMIKPKGFEVDRDSLRDDYAKFIIRPLERGFGVTLGNSLRRILLSSMMGSAITAVKFEGVLHEFTTIPDVLEDVTDIILNLKEVRFKQYTADSLTLKISKKGPGKVTAADIQTTDKIEVLNPDLPIATLGANANFNAEIVVSFGRGYVPVENRETDLPVGFIGVDALYSPIRKVNYNVSNARVGQRTDYDALTLEVWTDGSLKPEEAVALSSKIMKEQLQIFLTFDETMEPAEEARELGSPTLNENLFRSVDDLELSVRSANCLKNANIRYIGELVVRSEAEMLKTKNFGRKSLNEIKEILGEMGLGLGMKIEGWPPAGWDPSQPPQKRETQQ from the coding sequence ATGCAAGAGCACTATTATAAGTTTTGGAGAGAAATGATCAAACCAAAGGGATTTGAGGTTGATCGTGATTCTCTTCGTGATGACTACGCTAAATTCATTATCCGTCCCCTTGAAAGAGGGTTTGGCGTTACCTTGGGTAACTCCCTAAGAAGAATTCTTCTTAGCTCCATGATGGGTTCTGCAATTACAGCTGTTAAGTTCGAAGGCGTATTGCACGAGTTCACTACGATCCCAGATGTTCTTGAGGACGTCACTGACATCATCCTGAACCTCAAAGAAGTGCGCTTTAAACAGTACACTGCAGATTCTTTGACTTTGAAGATCTCCAAAAAAGGTCCAGGCAAAGTGACTGCAGCGGACATCCAAACTACCGATAAGATCGAGGTTTTGAACCCAGATCTTCCAATCGCTACTTTGGGCGCGAACGCAAACTTCAACGCGGAAATCGTTGTAAGCTTCGGTCGTGGTTATGTACCAGTTGAAAACAGAGAAACTGATCTTCCAGTTGGCTTTATTGGCGTTGACGCTCTTTACAGCCCAATCAGAAAAGTGAACTACAATGTTTCTAATGCGCGCGTTGGTCAAAGAACTGACTACGATGCATTGACTCTTGAAGTTTGGACAGACGGTTCTTTGAAGCCAGAAGAAGCAGTAGCTCTTTCTTCCAAAATCATGAAAGAACAACTGCAAATCTTCCTGACTTTCGACGAGACTATGGAGCCTGCAGAAGAAGCACGCGAGCTTGGTTCTCCAACTCTGAACGAGAACTTGTTCCGTTCTGTTGACGACCTTGAGCTTTCTGTTCGTTCTGCGAACTGCTTGAAGAACGCTAACATCCGCTACATCGGCGAGTTGGTAGTACGTTCTGAAGCAGAAATGCTTAAGACCAAAAACTTCGGCCGTAAATCTTTGAATGAAATCAAAGAGATTCTGGGCGAAATGGGATTGGGCCTTGGCATGAAGATCGAAGGCTGGCCACCGGCTGGTTGGGATCCAAGTCAACCTCCTCAAAAGAGAGAGACTCAACAGTAA
- the rpsD gene encoding 30S ribosomal protein S4, whose product MSCINESVCKLCRRENVKLFLKGDRCYTDKCSFERRPYPPGQHGQSRLKFSEFALQLREKQKAKRYYGVSEKQFVKYVGEANRAKELTGHALLKFLETRLDNVVYTLGYANSRREARQLVKHNHFLLNGKRANIPSILVNKGDVIQVAESSREMAKIQSAIQAVARRSVPAWLEADHAKFTGTVKDLPNREDVAVAVEENMIVEYYSR is encoded by the coding sequence GTGAGCTGCATTAACGAAAGCGTTTGTAAGCTTTGCCGTCGCGAAAACGTGAAACTTTTCTTGAAGGGTGACCGTTGTTACACAGATAAGTGTTCTTTCGAAAGAAGACCTTATCCTCCAGGACAACATGGTCAGTCTCGTTTGAAGTTCTCTGAATTTGCGCTTCAATTGCGTGAAAAACAGAAAGCCAAAAGATACTATGGCGTTTCTGAGAAACAATTTGTGAAATATGTTGGAGAAGCCAACCGTGCAAAAGAATTGACCGGTCATGCGCTTCTTAAATTCCTCGAGACTCGCCTTGATAACGTTGTGTACACTTTGGGGTACGCAAATTCTCGTCGCGAAGCAAGACAGCTTGTTAAGCACAACCATTTCCTGTTGAATGGTAAAAGAGCTAACATCCCAAGCATTCTTGTGAATAAAGGCGATGTTATTCAAGTTGCTGAATCAAGCCGCGAAATGGCTAAGATCCAGTCTGCTATCCAAGCGGTAGCTAGACGCTCTGTGCCAGCATGGCTTGAAGCCGATCATGCTAAGTTCACTGGAACTGTTAAAGATCTTCCAAATCGTGAAGACGTAGCAGTTGCTGTTGAAGAGAACATGATCGTTGAATACTACTCAAGATAA
- the rpsK gene encoding 30S ribosomal protein S11 yields MNTDKKAVTKKKVKRNVPQGNCYIQAGFGNVIVTMTDPTGATVSWSSAGHLGFKGSRKGTPFAAQVAAEDAAKKAMEAGMKSVDVYLKGPGAGREPAIRALAATGMRILSLKDVTPVPHNGCRPPKRRRI; encoded by the coding sequence ATGAACACTGATAAAAAAGCTGTTACAAAGAAAAAAGTAAAAAGAAACGTTCCACAAGGGAACTGCTATATCCAAGCTGGGTTCGGTAACGTTATCGTAACGATGACTGATCCAACCGGTGCTACCGTGTCCTGGTCCTCTGCAGGTCACCTCGGTTTCAAAGGAAGCCGTAAAGGTACTCCATTTGCAGCTCAAGTCGCGGCAGAAGACGCTGCAAAGAAGGCTATGGAAGCAGGCATGAAATCTGTGGACGTTTACTTGAAAGGACCAGGCGCTGGTCGTGAGCCTGCAATTCGTGCATTGGCTGCTACTGGAATGAGAATCTTGTCTCTTAAAGACGTGACTCCAGTTCCTCACAACGGTTGCCGTCCACCTAAGCGTAGAAGAATCTAA
- the rpsM gene encoding 30S ribosomal protein S13, whose product MARILGVDLPRNKRVEIALTYIYGIGRPRAAMICKQVGIPSELRTEGLTDEHIAKIRSIVEANFKVEGDLRREIGQSIKRLMDLNCFRGIRHRKGLPVRGQNTRSNARTRKGPKKTVANKKKAV is encoded by the coding sequence ATGGCACGTATCCTTGGTGTCGACTTACCTAGAAATAAGCGCGTTGAAATCGCATTGACTTATATTTACGGCATCGGCCGTCCTCGTGCTGCTATGATCTGCAAGCAAGTTGGTATTCCTTCTGAACTAAGAACTGAAGGTCTGACTGATGAGCACATTGCTAAAATCCGTAGCATCGTTGAAGCTAACTTCAAAGTAGAAGGTGACTTGCGCCGTGAAATCGGTCAATCCATCAAACGTTTGATGGATTTGAACTGCTTCCGTGGTATCCGCCACCGTAAAGGCTTGCCTGTTCGTGGTCAGAACACTCGTTCTAATGCACGTACTCGCAAAGGTCCTAAAAAGACGGTAGCTAACAAGAAAAAAGCCGTATAA
- the rpmJ gene encoding 50S ribosomal protein L36, translating into MKVRPSVKAICNKCKVIKRKGVIRVICENPKHKQRQG; encoded by the coding sequence ATGAAAGTAAGACCATCAGTTAAAGCAATCTGTAATAAGTGTAAAGTTATCAAAAGAAAAGGCGTTATTCGCGTTATCTGCGAGAACCCTAAACATAAGCAAAGGCAGGGTTAA
- a CDS encoding adenylate kinase, which yields MNLILFGAPGAGKGTQSELLIKRQGMTQISTGDLFRAAIKGQTDLGKKAQEFMDKGQLVPDSIVIGMVEEVLQKGLQNFILDGFPRTVAQAQALDELLVKMNLSIGKAIFLEVPMRILMDRLTGRRVCKNCGAVYHIVSKPSKVEGKCDLCGGEVIQRNDDKAEVIETRLKTYEEFTSPLKEFYKKSGKYIEVDGNRDTEEVYQEIEKIIK from the coding sequence ATGAACTTGATCCTGTTTGGAGCCCCGGGGGCCGGTAAAGGTACGCAGTCTGAGCTTTTGATTAAACGCCAGGGAATGACACAGATCAGCACTGGCGATCTATTCAGAGCAGCCATTAAAGGCCAGACGGACCTCGGCAAAAAAGCCCAGGAATTTATGGATAAAGGTCAACTTGTGCCAGATAGCATCGTTATCGGCATGGTTGAAGAAGTTCTCCAAAAAGGCCTCCAAAACTTTATTTTAGATGGTTTCCCTAGAACTGTGGCTCAGGCCCAGGCTCTAGATGAATTACTTGTAAAAATGAATCTATCCATCGGGAAGGCAATCTTCCTTGAAGTTCCAATGAGAATCCTGATGGATAGGCTGACTGGCAGACGCGTTTGTAAAAATTGCGGCGCTGTCTATCATATAGTCAGTAAGCCCTCCAAAGTAGAGGGCAAATGTGATTTGTGCGGTGGTGAGGTCATTCAACGGAATGATGACAAGGCTGAGGTTATTGAGACCCGCCTGAAGACTTATGAAGAGTTCACGAGCCCCCTAAAAGAGTTTTATAAAAAATCAGGCAAATATATCGAAGTGGACGGAAATAGAGACACCGAAGAAGTCTATCAAGAGATCGAAAAAATAATAAAATAG
- the secY gene encoding preprotein translocase subunit SecY has protein sequence MSAIESIAKNSDLRKRILFTLALLAIYRIGVHVPTPGVDGSAVLSFFQAQSRGIFGLFNTFTGGALSQFSIFALGIMPYISSSIIFQLLTSAIPYLEALKKEGEQGRRKINQYTRYATVALAIIQGYGISTWLMNSTSPDGHPLVIAPTVAFLPFQIMTIITLTAGTCFIMWLGEQITERGIGNGTSLIIFTGIAAAIPGGVQQLWELVRTGEMRFALVLLLVAFMVAIIAAVIYMEVAQRRITVQYSQRQGGGGMQSMQTPTSHLPIKLNISGVIPPIFASSLLMFPATMAQFVNTPWLKALQDSLNPSGTIFNIMFVALIVFFSFFYTEIVFNPNDVADNLKKYGGFVPGVRAGKSTADYIQRVLERVNVVGCIYLCTICILPGIMVNQFNVPFHFGGTSLLILVGVALDTAQQIQSHMITQKYEGFLKGAKIRSRRVQF, from the coding sequence GTGTCTGCAATTGAGAGCATCGCAAAAAATTCTGATCTTCGTAAGCGCATCTTGTTCACATTGGCTCTTTTGGCCATTTACAGAATTGGTGTACACGTTCCGACTCCGGGAGTGGATGGTTCAGCGGTGCTCTCATTTTTCCAGGCTCAAAGCCGTGGAATTTTTGGCCTATTTAATACCTTTACAGGTGGCGCACTTTCCCAGTTCAGTATCTTTGCACTGGGAATCATGCCTTACATCTCCTCTTCCATCATCTTCCAACTTTTGACTTCTGCGATTCCGTATCTGGAAGCTCTTAAGAAAGAAGGGGAGCAAGGTCGTCGTAAAATCAACCAATACACTCGTTATGCGACTGTGGCTCTGGCGATTATCCAGGGTTATGGTATCAGCACTTGGTTGATGAATTCCACAAGCCCAGATGGACATCCACTTGTGATCGCTCCGACCGTGGCCTTCCTTCCGTTCCAAATCATGACTATCATCACATTGACTGCAGGTACCTGCTTTATCATGTGGTTGGGTGAGCAGATCACAGAGCGTGGTATCGGTAACGGTACTTCCCTGATCATCTTCACTGGTATCGCTGCTGCGATCCCAGGTGGTGTTCAACAGCTTTGGGAGCTTGTTCGTACTGGTGAAATGCGTTTTGCATTGGTTCTTTTGTTGGTTGCCTTCATGGTGGCGATCATCGCAGCCGTTATCTATATGGAAGTGGCTCAGCGTAGAATCACAGTTCAGTATTCTCAAAGACAAGGTGGCGGCGGTATGCAATCCATGCAGACTCCGACAAGCCATCTTCCTATCAAACTTAATATCTCTGGTGTTATCCCGCCAATCTTCGCGAGCTCCTTGTTGATGTTCCCGGCGACAATGGCTCAATTCGTGAACACACCTTGGTTGAAGGCGCTTCAGGATTCTTTGAATCCTTCCGGTACTATCTTCAACATCATGTTCGTGGCTTTGATTGTCTTCTTCTCCTTCTTCTATACGGAGATCGTTTTCAATCCTAACGACGTGGCAGACAACCTGAAAAAATACGGTGGTTTCGTTCCTGGCGTTCGCGCTGGTAAATCCACTGCAGACTACATCCAAAGAGTTTTGGAGCGCGTAAACGTAGTTGGTTGTATCTATCTTTGTACTATTTGTATTCTTCCAGGCATCATGGTTAACCAATTCAACGTGCCATTCCACTTCGGTGGTACCAGCTTGTTGATCTTGGTGGGTGTTGCTTTGGATACTGCTCAACAGATCCAGTCTCATATGATCACTCAGAAATATGAGGGCTTCCTTAAGGGTGCTAAGATCCGTAGCAGAAGGGTTCAGTTCTAA
- the rplO gene encoding 50S ribosomal protein L15, with product MSLLKTLAPKAGSKHAPKRIGRGIGSGMGGTSTKGHKGQLARTGGTVRRGFEGGQTPLHRRLPKFGFSNVAFANNFEIVNVGQLAKFSGEVTPESLYAAGLVSKGAVKILGNGELKTALTVKAHKFSESAKKAIEAAGGKVEVIK from the coding sequence CCAAGCATGCTCCAAAAAGAATCGGTCGTGGTATCGGTTCTGGTATGGGCGGCACATCTACAAAAGGTCACAAGGGTCAGTTGGCTCGTACCGGTGGAACAGTGCGTAGAGGCTTCGAGGGTGGTCAAACTCCACTTCACCGTCGTCTTCCTAAGTTCGGTTTCAGCAACGTAGCGTTTGCTAACAACTTTGAGATTGTAAACGTAGGACAACTTGCTAAATTTTCTGGTGAAGTCACTCCTGAATCTCTATACGCTGCTGGACTTGTGTCCAAAGGCGCTGTTAAGATTTTGGGAAATGGCGAGCTTAAAACAGCTTTGACTGTAAAAGCTCATAAATTCTCAGAAAGCGCCAAGAAAGCTATCGAAGCTGCTGGCGGCAAAGTCGAGGTAATTAAGTAG